The genomic window GTCATTTATTAGAGGTAGGTATGCATTCCAtgtgagttgcaagtgtcttataTGCCACTACTGTATGCATTGCATGTGGTTGCAAGTCTCTtatatgcgagttctgtatacATTCCATGTGAGTTGAAACTGTCATTTATTAGAGTTCGGTATGCATTGCATGTGGTTGCAAGTCTCTtatatgcgagttctgtatacATTCCATGTGAGTTGCAAGTGTGTTTTATTAGAGTTCGGTATGCATTGCAtgtgagttgcaagtgtcttataTGCGAGTTCGGTATGCATTCCAtgtgagttgcaagtgtcttaaTTAGAGTTCGGTATGCATTGCATttgagttgcaagtgtcttttatgccactTCTGTATGCATTGCATgcgagttgcaagtgtcttttatgccactTCTGAATGTATTGCATGTcagttgcaagtgtcttataTGCGAGTTCGGTATGCATTCCATGTGAGTTGCAAGTTTCTTTTATTAGAGTTAggaatacattgcatttgagttgcaagtgtcttttatacgaGTTCTGTATGCATTCCAtgtgagttgcaagtgtctcatatgcgagttctgtatacATTCCATGTGAGTTGAAACTGTCATTTATTAGAGGTAGGTATGCATTGCATctgagttgcaagtgtcttataTGCCACTACTGTATGCATTGCATGTGAGTTGCAAGTCTCTTATATGCGAGTTCGGTATGCATTCCAtgtgagttgcaagtgtcttataTGCGAGTTCGGTATGCATTCCATttgagttgcaagtgtcttaaTTAGAGTTCGGTATGCATTGCATttgagttgcaagtgtcttttatgccactTCTGTATGCATTGCATgcgagttgcaagtgtcttttatgccactTCTGAATGTATTGCATGTcagttgcaagtgtcttataTGCGAGTTCGGTATGCATTCCATGTGAGTTGCAAGTTTCTTTTATTAGAGTTAggaatacattgcatttgagttgcaagtgtcttttatacgaGTTCTGTATGCATTCCATGTgtgttgcaagtgtcttttatgagagTTATGTATACATTGCAtgtgagttgcaagtgtctcatatgcgagttctgtatacATTCCATGTGAGTTGAAACTGTCATTTATTAGAGGTAGGTATGCATTCCAtgtgagttgcaagtgtcttataTGCCACTACTGTATGCATTGCATGTGGTTGCAAGTCTCTtatatgcgagttctgtatacATTCCATGTGAGTTGAAACTGTCATTTATTAGAGTTCGGTATGCATTGCATGTGGTTGCAAGTCTCTtatatgcgagttctgtatacATTCCATGTGAGTTGCAAGTGTGTTTTATTAGAGTTCGGTATGCATTGCAtgtgagttgcaagtgtcttataTGCGAGTTCGGTATGCATTCCAtgtgagttgcaagtgtcttaaTTAGAGTTCGGTATGCATTGCATttgagttgcaagtgtcttttatgccactTCTGTATGCATTGCATgcgagttgcaagtgtcttttatgccactTCTGAATGTATTGCATGTcagttgcaagtgtcttataTGCGAGTTCGGTATGCATTCCATGTGAGTTGCAAGTTTCTTTTATTAGAGTTAggaatacattgcatttgagttgcaagtgtcttttatacgaGTTCTGTATGCATTCCAtgtgagttgcaagtgtcttttatacgaGTTCTGTATGCATTCCAtgtgagttgcaagtgtcttttatgcgagtatACATAACTCTCATGAGTTATGTATACATTGCAtgtgagttgcaagtgtctcatatgcgagttctgtatacATTCCATGTGAGTTGAAACTGTCATTTATTAGAGGTAGGTATGCATTGCATctgagttgcaagtgtcttataTGCCACTACTGTATGCATTGCATGTGAGTTGCAAGTCTCTTATATGCGAGTTCGGTATGCATTCCATGTGAGTTGAAACTAATTTATTAGAGTTCGGTATGCATTGCAtgtgagttgcaagtgtcttataTGCTACTACTGTATGCATTGCGTGTGAGTTGCAAGTCTCTTATATGCGAGTTCGGTATGCATTCCATGTGAGTTGAAACTGTCATTTATTAGAGTTCGGTATGCATTGCAtgtgagttgcaagtgtcttataTGCCACTACTGTATGCATTGCAAGTGGTTGCAATTCTCTtatatgcgagttctgtatacATTCCATGTGAGTTGAAACTGTCATTTATTAGAGTTCGGTATGCATTGCATGTGGTTGCAAGTCTCTTATATGCGAGTACTGTATACATTCCATGTGAGTTGCAAGTGTGTTTTATTAGAGTTCGGTATGCATTGCATGTGAGTTTCAAGTGTCTTATATGCGAGTTTGGTATGCTTTCCATGTGAGTTGCAAATGTCTTTTATTAGAGTTCGGTATGCATTGCAtgtgagttgcaagtgtcttataTGCCACTTCTGTATGCATTGCATGccagttgcaagtgtcttttatgccactTCTGAATATTATTGCATGTCAGTTTCAAGTGTCTTATATGCGAGTTCGGTATGCTTTCCATGTGAGTTGCAAATGTCTATTATTAGAGTTCGGTATGCATTGCAtgtgagttgcaagtgtcttataTGCCACTTCTGTATGCATTGCATGccagttgcaagtgtcttttatgccactTCTGAATGTATTGCATGTCAGTTTCAAGTGTCTTATATGCGAGTTCGGTATGCATTCCATGTGAGTTGCAAGTTTCTTTTATTAGAGTTCAGTATGCATTGCATatgagttgcaagtgtcttctatgcaACTTCTGTATGCATTGCATgcgagttgcaagtgtcttttatgccactTCTGTATGTATTGCATGtcagttgcaagtgtcttttatgcgagttctgtatgcATTCTAtgtgagttgcaagtgtctttaatGAGAGTTCGGTATGCTTTGCATTTatgttgcgagtgtcttttatgatcTGTATCTCTGGCATGAATGAAttacaagtgtcttttttgCGATTTCTGTATGTCTTGCAtgtgagttgcaagtgtcttccATGCTAGTTCTGTATGTTTCGCATATGAGTTGCAAGAGTCTTTCATGAGAGTTCTGTCTGTGTTGCATGTGATTTGAATGTGTCTTTTATGTGAATTCTGTATATATCGCATGTGATTTAAAAGTGTCTCTTATGCGAGTTTGGTACTGAGGTCTAAAAGAAGggtcttttttattttggccAAGCTGTCTTGGTTATACTACATAATCAGTAGAACCAGGCAAGGAAAGgaaattcattatttcttaTGCCTTCTAAGTACTACTGAGGTGCTTTCATAAAAAGGTACATTTTTGTTTGCAAAAGggatggtatttatttttcaccaatggaaaaacattattcattcttttataatttttacaggGCTGTCACAAAGAGCGATCTCCGAAAACACATACCCATTCacaaaaaaaagagaaagaaggaaaaaaacaaaatctccGATGAAGATAGTTCAGAGgaagaagttaaaaaaaagaagaaagtagTTAAAAAGAAGTATGCCTGTCACATGTGTCCAGAAAAAGAAGTAAAAGTTTTCTCAAGAGGTGGTCGTTTGACCACTCATTTGGTCAAAGTGCATGGAGCCCGGTGGCCTTTTGGCCATAGTAGATTTAGgtgagaaaataaattttgggtGTCACAATCCCTTGACGTTATTGAAGTTTCCCGCTTATTTCTTTTGGAGCCTCATAAAATGCAGATCAGCCTGAAATTTTTCTAATAGTTGAGTTAATGACAGCTGAATTTCGTCAGAGATTCATATAAGTGaagcaaaattaattaattacacagAATTGTGCATAATTAAACTGTGCGGGCCTCCTTTGCATTGTTATTTGTAGTTTCTAAAGTCGCCTATTGTCttacacagataaaaaaatattacaatatttgaaGGCTTAAAAAAAGTGACtaccataaaaaaaagtacTCAGGCTGACGTGTACTGTATGCACGCTAAGAAGTTTTTTACGTACACAGACCAGTTCTTAGTCCTTGTTTAAACATTAAAGTTTGTGTTAGGTTTAGTTATATGGGAATGGGCTAAAAACTAAAGCActtgcacaaacacacacaatttTTCACAGCAccaatttttcattttcagatACCAAATAAGCGAAGATGGTATGTACAGATTGACAACAACCAGATTTGAATACgaagacatttcaaaaaaaattgtagacgGTTACAGCGGCCCGAAGGAATCTTTAAATAACACATTAGAATTCGACGTCACAGCAATAGCCGAAGCCACTAAGACAACGCCGAAGCGTTTCGAAATATCACTTAAAAATAACGATTTACAGAGAGATATTAAAACAGGGGGGGAAAACGTGAAAAATGAGAAAGAAGACCATGAAATAGATCAAAATGCAGTGGAAATTATGATGTGCGACGTCGACGATGACGGAAACATTATAAATACGGAGACTATACAATCGTACCCATTGTTATTATAAGTGAAATATACATGTAcgatgatattatattaaatgaaataaatatttttacattatattttatttttactgactactagttttatttttatattattaaacctaTAAACTGCCCGcaaatttttaagatatttgttttattgtgtGACAAATACGTGTGCGTTATATATAATAGCCCATCCACATGCTTGCTGTTTGTCAAAATCAACAAACACTAAAATGGCATTCACATGCTTGGTGAACACGTAGGTTTATTGCAGATGGGCAAAAATGGCGGACGAGTTTGTGGAAGCAATTACTTGCTGGTTGACCTAcaagtattatgaaaaaaatgatttaaaaaaagtcgCTAATGATGAAGACCCCGGATGGCCACTGGAACTACACAATACATGGGTTGCAATTCGATTTCGGTACATGGTTGGTAAGCATTTCACGCTCATCATAATAAAGGAGCACATGGGGAAGGACCGGGAGGACTCCTCAAACATAAATAGATCTCTTATTTTTGACATCAAAACAacgacaaaaaattaaaaagcaagaGGTAAGTATtctctacaacattttaaagcCGTGTGGATACATCGCAAACGTGTTTGCCGAACTTCCTTTTATTTGTGCACAAAAACTGCTAACGACGCCGAACACGCAAACACAAACAAGGTCCCACACGTTCGTGCATGTTGTTTGGTGTTCGCTGTTTGAAATTTTTTGCCAAGCGTATGAAGACACCTTAACAAGCAAGCCATTGCAGGCTAAATTCCCGGATGGATGGgtaatttatttgaaagaaaaTGATGGCCTTACTTAGGAGTAGTCTCTTGTGAGTAGGGTAATTAGGCTTTAACGAAAGATGGCAACATTATACAACCGGAAATGGTGTGGTTTGCCTTGAAACAAAAAACTCTCTTTATATTATGGACACTTTTGGATGGACAATTTCTGTTAATTTTCCCTAAAGATAAGATAAGAGATTAAAACTGTATTAACTTAGGTATTGCaagttaaagcccaccaacctgcattggagaaGTCTATCCTCTAAAGCCgtcctatgagagagaaggcctTTGCCAAACAGTGGAACGTTAATTGAAAGGCTGCGGGTGATGTAGACTTTGTTTTTTCTGCGGAAAATAAATGGTGAAAGAACCAAAAGtaggtttaaaaataatgcaacATAATAAGActttgttatgttatttatagtacctaatcacacaaattcatttgtttagtaaactaaaaatttaataaaatgtgctaaaaaaatatgatttttatagaCCACATTTCTCAGACCGAAAAAAtcaatattgtaataatttataaaattttgtgcTGGTCACACCGATGCCCTTGCGCGGCTGTCTTTTTGATTGacatttcattcaataaatataaaaacgtgCGTGCGAGACAGCCAGCGCGTAAATTGCGGCGTATTTGCGGGTTGAGGAGAGCATATTATTGTTCTGTGGAGCAGAGTCCCCACGTTGCACTAAGTGGCTCGTCTAATTAATTAGACCTCCGTGTGTGGATCATTGTTTCGTTCCTGTAGTCCCACGGTGAACGAACGGAGTTCATTTCACTCCGGCGCTGATGAAATCAACTATTAATCTAGAAGAAGTAGTGAATAAATTAGATCACTTTTCACCCCTAACAACCAGAATGCCTAACATCAAAGTGTTCAGTGGTAGTTCGCATCCGGACTTGGCGCAGAAGATCGTCGACCGTCTCGGAATCGATCTAGGCAAAGTGGTAACCAAGAAATTTAGCAACATGGAAACGTGTGTCGAGATTGGCGAATCAGTACGCGGGGAAGACGTTTACATCGTCCAAAGTGGCAGTGGTGAAATAAACGACAACTTAATGGAGTTGCTAATTATGATCAACGCTTGCAAGATAGCTTCCGCATCCCGCGTTACAGCGGTCATACCTTGTTTCCCGTACGCTAGGCAAGACAAAAAAGACAAGAGCAGAGCGCCTATTACAGCTAAACTCGTCGCTAACATTTTATCAGTGTCTGGCGCGGACCATATCATAACTATGGACCTTCACGCGTCGCAAATCCAAGGTTTCTTCGATATCCCTGTCGATAACCTTTTCGCTGAGCCGGCGGTGCTAAAGTGGATCAAAGAGAACATTCCAGATTGGAAAACTAGCATTGTCGTGTCCCCCGATGCTGGTGGTGCTAAACGAGTCACCTCCATTGCTGACAGGCTGAATGTTGAGTTTGCTCTTAtccataaagaaagaaaaaaggcAAATGAAGTTGCGTCTATGGTTTTAGTTGGTGATGTTAAAGATCGCACAGCAATTTTAGTTGATGACATG from Pararge aegeria chromosome 20, ilParAegt1.1, whole genome shotgun sequence includes these protein-coding regions:
- the LOC120632708 gene encoding ribose-phosphate pyrophosphokinase 2, with protein sequence MKSTINLEEVVNKLDHFSPLTTRMPNIKVFSGSSHPDLAQKIVDRLGIDLGKVVTKKFSNMETCVEIGESVRGEDVYIVQSGSGEINDNLMELLIMINACKIASASRVTAVIPCFPYARQDKKDKSRAPITAKLVANILSVSGADHIITMDLHASQIQGFFDIPVDNLFAEPAVLKWIKENIPDWKTSIVVSPDAGGAKRVTSIADRLNVEFALIHKERKKANEVASMVLVGDVKDRTAILVDDMADTCGTICHAAEKLIEAGAVKVYAILTHGIFSGPAISRINNACLEAVVVTNTIPQERHMQDCPKIQCIDVSMMLAEAVRRTHNGESVSYLFSNVPY